In the genome of Rhizobium sp. CC-YZS058, one region contains:
- a CDS encoding sugar ABC transporter permease, with product MKRVIASIADGKGFDLVLITIPFAYLLVLSGLPLAYNVLMSFQEVDMFSLGTLLRPFVGFKNYVTLFSQPETWPILKNTAIFVAASIAGQFIIGFSLALFFWTNFPGASWLRGLFLVSWVMPGLVVGAIWNWILSGDFGILNFLLNSLGLIDGNIFWRSDPNYSLFAVIIANIWLGTSFNMILLSVGLSAIPKDLYEAAELDGANALQRFWTITLPMMRSTIGAIISLGLIFTLQQFDLFAAITSGGPNNSSNVTQYWAWDLSFRQYDFAAGATISVVMIIFVMIASVIYVRSTRHEVRG from the coding sequence ATGAAACGTGTCATCGCCAGCATTGCGGACGGAAAGGGGTTCGATCTCGTCCTGATCACCATCCCCTTCGCCTATCTGCTCGTCCTGTCGGGCCTGCCGCTTGCCTACAACGTGTTGATGAGCTTCCAGGAGGTCGACATGTTCAGTCTCGGAACGCTTTTGCGCCCCTTCGTCGGCTTCAAGAATTACGTGACGCTCTTCTCGCAACCCGAGACCTGGCCGATCCTCAAGAACACGGCGATCTTCGTCGCCGCCTCGATCGCCGGGCAATTCATCATCGGCTTCTCGCTCGCTTTGTTCTTCTGGACCAATTTTCCGGGCGCCTCCTGGCTGCGCGGGCTGTTCCTTGTCTCCTGGGTCATGCCGGGGCTGGTGGTGGGTGCGATCTGGAACTGGATCCTGTCCGGCGATTTCGGCATCCTCAACTTCCTCCTCAACAGCCTCGGCCTGATCGACGGCAATATCTTCTGGCGCTCGGACCCGAACTATTCGCTCTTCGCCGTCATCATCGCCAATATCTGGCTCGGCACCTCCTTCAACATGATCCTGCTCTCCGTAGGCCTGTCGGCGATCCCCAAAGATCTCTACGAGGCCGCCGAACTGGATGGTGCCAACGCCCTGCAGCGGTTCTGGACCATTACCCTGCCGATGATGCGCTCGACCATCGGCGCCATCATCTCTCTCGGGCTGATCTTCACCCTGCAGCAGTTCGACCTCTTCGCCGCCATCACATCCGGCGGGCCGAACAATTCCTCCAATGTCACGCAATATTGGGCCTGGGATCTCTCCTTCCGCCAATATGATTTCGCGGCCGGCGCCACCATTTCCGTGGTCATGATCATCTTCGTCATGATCGCCTCGGTGATCTATGTCCGCTCGACCCGGCATGAGGTGCGCGGATGA
- a CDS encoding sugar ABC transporter substrate-binding protein: MMMRTWLAAGALALATVSSFGLSARAEDVKITVWSLDRAIQPAPNLIKDFNAMETGITVEYREIQFDDVVSEAMRAFSTGQAPDIIAVDNPEHALFSSRGAFLDLTDMIKGSSEIKTENYYPGPLASVMWDGKYFGVPKATNTIALYYNKDMFKAKGLDPNKPPQTWAELLDAARKLNDPAKNVYGLAFSAKASEEGTFQFLPWAQMGGGSYQAINSPGAVKALETWKAIMDEKLASPDTLTRGQWDSTGTFNSGNAAMAISGPWELDRMSDEAKFDWAVALLPVPEAGAERSSAMGDFNWAIFSNTEHPQEAFKVLEYFASQDKRMFKDFGQLPARSDIAIPATGNEKKDAALKVFEEQLKYAKPRGPHPEWPKISKAIQGAIQAALTGQMSAQEALDQAAEKIKAVLG; encoded by the coding sequence ATGATGATGAGGACATGGCTTGCCGCCGGCGCCCTGGCGCTGGCAACCGTTTCGAGCTTCGGCCTTTCGGCCCGGGCCGAGGACGTCAAGATCACCGTCTGGTCGCTCGACCGCGCCATTCAGCCGGCCCCCAATCTGATCAAGGACTTCAACGCGATGGAGACCGGCATCACGGTCGAATATCGCGAAATCCAGTTCGACGACGTGGTGAGCGAGGCGATGCGCGCCTTCTCCACCGGCCAGGCGCCGGACATCATCGCCGTCGACAATCCCGAGCATGCACTCTTCTCGTCGCGCGGCGCCTTTCTCGACCTGACCGACATGATCAAGGGCTCGAGCGAGATCAAGACCGAAAACTACTATCCCGGTCCGCTCGCCTCCGTCATGTGGGACGGCAAGTATTTTGGCGTTCCGAAAGCCACCAACACGATCGCGCTCTACTACAACAAGGACATGTTCAAGGCGAAGGGCCTGGACCCGAACAAGCCGCCGCAGACCTGGGCCGAACTGCTCGATGCGGCGCGCAAGCTGAACGACCCGGCCAAGAACGTCTATGGCCTCGCCTTCTCCGCCAAGGCCAGCGAAGAAGGCACCTTCCAGTTCCTGCCCTGGGCGCAGATGGGCGGCGGCTCCTATCAGGCGATCAATTCTCCGGGCGCGGTCAAGGCGCTGGAGACCTGGAAGGCGATCATGGACGAGAAGCTTGCCTCGCCCGATACGCTGACCCGTGGCCAATGGGATTCGACCGGCACCTTCAATTCCGGCAATGCCGCCATGGCGATCTCCGGTCCCTGGGAGCTCGACCGGATGAGCGATGAGGCCAAGTTCGACTGGGCGGTGGCGCTCCTTCCGGTGCCGGAGGCCGGCGCCGAACGGTCTTCCGCCATGGGCGACTTCAACTGGGCGATCTTCTCCAACACCGAACACCCGCAGGAAGCCTTCAAGGTGCTCGAATATTTCGCCTCGCAGGACAAGCGGATGTTCAAGGATTTCGGCCAGCTGCCGGCCCGCTCGGACATCGCCATTCCGGCGACCGGAAACGAGAAGAAGGACGCCGCGCTGAAGGTCTTCGAGGAGCAGCTGAAATATGCCAAGCCCCGCGGCCCGCATCCCGAATGGCCGAAGATTTCCAAGGCGATCCAGGGTGCCATCCAGGCAGCGCTGACCGGCCAGATGAGCGCCCAGGAAGCGCTGGATCAGGCCGCCGAGAAGATCAAGGCCGTGCTGGGCTAG
- a CDS encoding sugar phosphate isomerase/epimerase, with the protein MISASAGKAAERIGQIADMGFESFEPFFWQTTNGQDLADLGKRCLEAIGERDITISTLGMFGNPLEGEDLDLQTLQGWKDCIDNAHHFGATCVAGFTGRVRGKPLPDSLPRYREIWSELGKRAADKGIKIAFENCAMDGNWKTGDWNIAHNPDAWELIFNETPDDHIGLEWEPCHQMVYLIDPLPQIRKWAPKIFHVHGKDATIRWDVIREHGIFGKLPFVFMRTPGFGDSNWTDIISELRLAGWSGSIDIEGWHDPVYRDALEMTGQVHGLEYLKRCRGGSFVTDPS; encoded by the coding sequence ATGATCAGCGCCAGCGCCGGCAAGGCGGCCGAACGGATCGGCCAGATCGCCGACATGGGCTTCGAAAGCTTCGAGCCCTTTTTCTGGCAGACGACCAACGGCCAGGATCTCGCCGATCTCGGCAAGCGTTGCCTCGAGGCGATCGGGGAGCGGGACATCACCATCTCGACGCTCGGCATGTTCGGCAATCCGCTGGAGGGCGAGGATCTCGATCTCCAGACCCTGCAGGGCTGGAAGGACTGCATCGACAACGCCCACCACTTCGGCGCGACCTGCGTCGCCGGCTTCACCGGCCGGGTTCGGGGCAAGCCACTCCCGGACAGCCTGCCGCGCTACAGGGAGATCTGGAGCGAGCTTGGCAAGCGGGCGGCCGACAAGGGCATCAAGATCGCCTTTGAAAATTGCGCCATGGATGGCAACTGGAAGACCGGCGACTGGAACATCGCCCATAACCCGGATGCCTGGGAGCTGATCTTCAACGAGACGCCGGACGATCATATCGGGCTCGAATGGGAGCCCTGCCACCAGATGGTCTATCTGATCGACCCGCTGCCGCAGATCCGCAAATGGGCGCCGAAGATCTTCCACGTGCATGGCAAGGACGCGACCATCCGCTGGGACGTCATTCGCGAGCACGGCATTTTCGGCAAGCTTCCCTTCGTCTTCATGCGCACCCCGGGCTTCGGCGACAGCAACTGGACCGACATCATCTCGGAGCTGCGTCTCGCCGGCTGGTCCGGCTCGATCGACATCGAAGGCTGGCACGACCCGGTCTATCGGGACGCCCTGGAAATGACCGGTCAGGTCCACGGCCTCGAATACCTCAAGCGGTGCCGGGGCGGCAGCTTCGTTACCGATCCGAGCTGA
- the nirD gene encoding nitrite reductase small subunit NirD: protein MTTTWIAIGHLDDIPLRGARCIRTPAGRIAVFRTAADEVFAIEDRCPHKGGPLSQGIVHGKAVTCPLHNVVISLEDGKALGADEGEVKTIPLRNLNGHLSIALETTALVAAE, encoded by the coding sequence ATGACCACGACCTGGATCGCGATCGGCCATCTCGACGACATACCGCTGCGCGGCGCGCGCTGCATCCGCACACCCGCCGGCAGGATCGCCGTGTTCCGCACGGCAGCCGATGAGGTCTTCGCCATCGAGGACCGATGCCCGCACAAGGGCGGTCCGCTGAGCCAGGGCATCGTCCACGGCAAGGCCGTGACCTGCCCCCTGCACAATGTCGTCATCTCGCTGGAAGACGGAAAGGCCTTGGGGGCCGACGAAGGCGAGGTGAAGACGATCCCCTTGCGGAACCTCAATGGACATCTGTCGATCGCGCTGGAGACGACAGCCCTGGTTGCGGCGGAATGA
- a CDS encoding Gfo/Idh/MocA family oxidoreductase yields the protein MAYRAVLCGCGAMARGWLNALLEKPELKGRVEIVGLVDLDASAARARAEEFGLTQAAIGTDLGEMIERTGAELVFDIVVPAARRAVVSLALSRGCHVLSEKPMAASLEEARALLALAEKAGRIHAVVQNRRYIDGVRRMRRFVESGAIGTLTGLHCDFFLAPHFGGFREQMDNVLLLDMAIHTFDAARFVSGRVPETVYCVETNPEGSWYAHGAAASAIFTLSGGAVFTYRGSWCAEGERTSWESAWRLVGSKGMLTWDGADRFEASIAGSETGLLRGAQPVEVPPAEDETKTHGHASVLIDFLRAIETGEGPETVGHDNIHSLAMVFGAIKSARTGQPVSLTA from the coding sequence GTGGCATATCGAGCCGTTTTATGCGGGTGCGGAGCTATGGCCAGAGGCTGGCTTAATGCGCTGCTGGAGAAGCCGGAGCTGAAGGGCCGGGTCGAGATCGTCGGCCTCGTCGATCTCGATGCATCCGCTGCCCGCGCCCGCGCCGAGGAGTTCGGCCTGACCCAGGCGGCAATCGGTACGGATCTCGGTGAGATGATCGAGCGTACCGGCGCCGAGCTCGTCTTCGACATCGTGGTGCCGGCCGCGCGCCGGGCCGTCGTCTCGCTGGCGCTGTCGCGCGGCTGCCATGTGCTCAGCGAAAAGCCGATGGCGGCTTCGCTCGAAGAGGCCCGCGCGCTGCTGGCGCTTGCGGAGAAAGCCGGGCGCATCCATGCGGTCGTCCAGAACCGCCGCTATATCGATGGCGTCCGGCGCATGCGCCGCTTTGTCGAAAGCGGTGCCATCGGCACGCTGACCGGCCTTCATTGCGATTTCTTCCTGGCCCCGCATTTCGGCGGCTTCCGCGAGCAGATGGACAATGTGCTGTTGCTCGACATGGCGATCCACACCTTCGACGCCGCACGCTTCGTCTCGGGCAGGGTTCCTGAAACGGTCTATTGCGTCGAGACCAATCCGGAAGGCTCTTGGTACGCCCATGGCGCGGCGGCCAGTGCCATCTTCACGCTCTCGGGCGGCGCTGTCTTCACCTATCGCGGCTCCTGGTGCGCGGAAGGCGAGCGGACGAGCTGGGAGAGCGCCTGGCGCCTGGTCGGCTCCAAGGGGATGCTGACATGGGACGGTGCCGATCGCTTCGAGGCCTCGATTGCCGGCAGCGAGACGGGACTTCTGCGCGGCGCGCAGCCGGTCGAGGTTCCGCCGGCCGAGGACGAGACGAAGACGCACGGACACGCCAGCGTGCTGATCGACTTCCTGCGCGCGATCGAAACGGGCGAGGGGCCCGAAACGGTCGGCCACGACAATATTCACAGTCTCGCGATGGTGTTCGGCGCCATTAAGAGCGCCCGCACCGGCCAGCCGGTTTCCCTGACAGCATAA
- a CDS encoding molybdopterin-dependent oxidoreductase has translation MSTETRTTCPYCGVGCGVIARFEDDGAIRIKGDPDHPANFGRLCSKGSALADTLGLDGRVLFPQVHGARTSWDEALTLVARRFGETIADHGAGSVAFYLSGQLLTEDYYVANKLMKGFIGSANIDTNSRLCMASSVAGHRRAFGADTVPGCYEDLELADLVVLTGSNMAWCHPVLYQRLAAAKAARPDMTIVVIDPRRTATCDLADLHLAVRADGDVALFNGLFQHLVDSGQVNGPFVRDHTSGFEETLTAAARLDVEALCEATGLSGMMLRAFFRLFAETEKVVTCYSQGVNQSASGTDKVNAILNCHLATGRIGRPGMGPFSLTGQPNAMGGREVGGLANMLAAHMDIENPVHRDRVQRFWNAPVMADRPGLKAVEMFEAVADGRIKAIWIMSTNPVVSMPDADAVKAALELCPFVVVSDIQLETDTTRLAHVLLPATGWGEKSGTVTNSERRISRQRPFLPPPGEARPDWWQLAEVGKRMGFTAQFNYAGPARIYAEHAALSAFENDGARDFDIGGHAAIDAAAYDALAPFQWPLLADGSTRSRFFADGRFFTADGRARLVPVASPRPDIGSERYPFVLNTGRIRDHWHTMTRTGRSARLSAHIAEPFCEIHPADAGRLEIGDADLVRVEGVNGRSILVRALLTDRQKRGSLFVPMHWTGETAPSARVDRLVSACTDPLSGQPALKSACASLSRYKAEMHGFLVTARRPRALPFAYWAIARTDGGYRVELAGDAPQRGWERWMRHNLALEGHHELLSYVDRRAGDHRLLAFEGESLLAALFVSSQPVQVSRQWAVEQLRASHRERGARSRLLASRPAQGMPDKGAIVCACFSVGANEIDRAVQSGCRSVEAIGVAVSAGTNCGSCRPEIRRILDATQPLAAE, from the coding sequence GTGTCCACTGAAACCCGCACCACCTGCCCCTATTGCGGTGTCGGCTGCGGCGTCATCGCCCGCTTCGAGGACGATGGCGCGATCCGCATCAAGGGGGATCCCGATCATCCCGCCAATTTCGGCCGGCTTTGCTCCAAGGGCTCGGCGCTGGCCGACACGCTCGGCCTCGACGGTCGTGTGCTCTTCCCGCAGGTCCATGGCGCCCGCACGAGCTGGGACGAGGCGCTGACGCTCGTCGCACGACGCTTCGGCGAGACGATTGCCGACCATGGCGCTGGCTCGGTCGCCTTCTATCTGTCCGGACAGTTGCTGACCGAAGACTATTATGTCGCCAACAAACTGATGAAGGGCTTCATCGGCTCGGCCAATATCGATACCAATTCCAGGCTCTGCATGGCCTCGTCCGTCGCCGGACACAGGCGAGCCTTCGGTGCGGACACCGTGCCGGGTTGCTACGAGGACCTGGAGCTGGCCGATCTGGTGGTGCTGACCGGGTCCAACATGGCCTGGTGCCACCCGGTCCTCTACCAGCGCCTTGCCGCAGCCAAGGCGGCTCGCCCGGACATGACGATCGTCGTGATCGATCCGCGACGCACTGCCACCTGCGATCTTGCCGATCTGCATCTCGCTGTCCGCGCCGATGGCGACGTGGCCCTGTTCAACGGGCTTTTTCAGCATCTCGTCGACAGCGGACAGGTCAACGGACCGTTCGTCCGGGACCATACGTCCGGTTTCGAGGAGACGCTGACGGCAGCCGCGCGGCTCGATGTCGAGGCGCTCTGCGAGGCGACAGGCCTGTCCGGCATGATGCTGCGCGCCTTCTTCCGCCTCTTCGCCGAAACGGAGAAGGTCGTCACCTGCTACAGCCAGGGCGTCAACCAGTCGGCGTCCGGCACCGACAAGGTCAACGCCATTCTTAACTGCCACCTGGCGACCGGCCGGATCGGCCGGCCCGGCATGGGGCCCTTTTCGCTGACCGGGCAGCCAAACGCCATGGGCGGGCGCGAGGTCGGCGGTCTTGCCAATATGCTCGCCGCCCATATGGACATCGAGAACCCCGTGCACAGAGACCGCGTGCAGCGGTTCTGGAACGCGCCCGTCATGGCGGACCGCCCCGGATTGAAGGCCGTCGAGATGTTCGAGGCCGTGGCGGACGGACGGATCAAGGCGATCTGGATCATGTCGACCAATCCGGTGGTCTCGATGCCGGACGCAGACGCCGTCAAGGCTGCGCTCGAGCTCTGCCCCTTCGTGGTGGTCTCGGATATCCAGTTGGAAACGGATACGACCCGACTTGCCCATGTGCTCCTTCCCGCCACGGGCTGGGGCGAGAAATCCGGCACCGTCACCAATTCCGAGCGGCGCATCTCCCGGCAGAGACCGTTTCTCCCGCCCCCGGGAGAAGCGAGACCCGACTGGTGGCAGCTTGCCGAAGTCGGTAAGCGCATGGGGTTCACCGCCCAATTCAACTATGCCGGCCCCGCCCGGATCTATGCGGAACATGCCGCCCTGTCCGCCTTCGAGAATGATGGCGCGCGTGACTTCGACATCGGCGGCCATGCCGCGATCGATGCCGCCGCTTATGATGCGCTCGCCCCGTTCCAATGGCCGCTTCTTGCCGATGGATCGACCCGGTCGCGCTTCTTCGCGGACGGCCGGTTTTTCACCGCAGACGGGCGGGCGCGGCTCGTCCCCGTCGCATCACCGCGGCCGGATATCGGCAGCGAGCGCTACCCCTTCGTGCTGAACACCGGCCGCATCCGCGACCACTGGCACACGATGACGCGCACGGGCCGGAGCGCACGGCTGTCTGCGCACATCGCCGAACCCTTTTGCGAAATTCATCCGGCGGATGCGGGCCGTCTGGAGATCGGCGACGCCGATCTGGTGCGGGTCGAAGGCGTGAATGGCAGGTCGATCCTCGTTCGGGCTTTGCTGACCGATCGACAGAAACGGGGATCGCTCTTCGTCCCCATGCATTGGACCGGAGAAACGGCGCCGAGCGCGCGGGTCGATCGGCTGGTCTCCGCCTGCACCGATCCGCTCTCCGGCCAGCCGGCCTTGAAAAGCGCGTGCGCTTCGCTCTCCCGTTACAAGGCCGAGATGCATGGCTTCCTGGTGACGGCCCGGCGGCCGCGCGCGCTCCCCTTTGCCTATTGGGCCATCGCCCGGACCGACGGCGGCTACCGTGTCGAGCTCGCCGGCGATGCCCCGCAACGCGGCTGGGAGCGGTGGATGAGGCACAATCTGGCGCTCGAGGGCCACCACGAACTTTTGAGCTACGTCGATCGCCGGGCCGGCGATCATCGTCTGCTGGCCTTCGAGGGCGAGAGCCTTCTCGCCGCGTTGTTCGTCTCATCGCAACCGGTGCAGGTGTCGCGCCAGTGGGCTGTCGAGCAGCTCAGGGCTTCTCATCGGGAGCGCGGTGCCCGGTCCCGCCTTCTGGCGAGCCGGCCGGCTCAAGGCATGCCGGACAAGGGCGCGATCGTCTGCGCGTGCTTTTCCGTCGGCGCGAACGAGATCGATCGCGCCGTGCAGAGCGGCTGTCGCTCGGTCGAGGCTATTGGCGTCGCGGTGAGTGCCGGAACGAATTGCGGCTCCTGCCGTCCCGAAATCAGGAGGATCCTCGATGCCACGCAGCCCCTTGCAGCAGAGTGA
- a CDS encoding LacI family DNA-binding transcriptional regulator, with product MKGIRQLAEHLDISIGTVSRALNGKKDVNEETRRRVLDAAEQLGYVANQSGRALRKGSTGVIGFMMQTGHEITGHGDTFFMSVFDGVQTVFARHGLDLVALLCSSDEDPDAYLKRVVARGFADGMMLSATRRIDQRFELLDRRKIPFVTLGRSQTDVGQPWIDLDFEGMAEISMRRLVERGHRRIALLRPVDDLNLGHVFLDTCRKTLADCGLTLPDELVIRALPSEAGGYRAAQIIAAMAERPSAVVVLNDGTVTGLYHGLDAAGLTVGTDIAVIGLHNPQARYLSPRLTCFEVSLRDLGIALAETLLSTMPAYALHYPDAARRRLWPMTLVEGESG from the coding sequence GTGAAGGGCATAAGGCAGCTGGCCGAGCATCTGGACATTTCGATCGGCACGGTGTCGCGCGCGCTGAACGGCAAGAAGGATGTCAACGAGGAAACACGGCGCCGGGTGCTCGATGCGGCCGAGCAGCTCGGCTATGTCGCCAACCAGTCGGGCCGGGCGCTGCGCAAGGGCTCGACCGGCGTCATCGGCTTCATGATGCAGACCGGCCACGAGATCACCGGCCATGGCGACACCTTTTTCATGAGCGTCTTCGACGGGGTGCAGACGGTCTTCGCCCGCCACGGCCTCGACCTCGTCGCCCTGCTCTGCTCCTCCGATGAGGACCCGGACGCCTATCTCAAGCGCGTCGTTGCGCGCGGCTTTGCCGACGGCATGATGCTGTCCGCGACACGGCGGATCGATCAGCGCTTCGAACTTCTCGACCGGCGCAAGATCCCCTTCGTCACGCTCGGCCGCAGCCAGACGGATGTCGGCCAGCCCTGGATCGATCTCGATTTTGAGGGCATGGCGGAAATCAGCATGCGTCGCCTGGTGGAACGCGGTCATCGGCGCATCGCCCTGCTCAGGCCGGTGGATGACCTCAATCTCGGCCACGTCTTTCTGGACACATGCCGGAAGACACTTGCGGATTGCGGCCTTACGCTTCCCGACGAGCTGGTCATCAGGGCCTTGCCGAGCGAAGCAGGTGGCTATCGCGCGGCGCAGATCATCGCAGCAATGGCTGAGCGGCCGAGCGCCGTCGTGGTCCTCAACGATGGCACGGTCACCGGCCTCTATCACGGCCTCGACGCTGCCGGCCTGACCGTCGGCACAGATATTGCGGTGATCGGCCTGCACAATCCGCAGGCGCGCTATCTCTCGCCGCGTCTCACCTGCTTCGAAGTGTCGTTGCGCGATCTCGGCATCGCGCTCGCCGAAACGCTGCTCTCGACGATGCCGGCCTACGCCCTTCACTATCCGGATGCCGCACGCCGGCGTCTCTGGCCGATGACGCTGGTCGAAGGGGAGAGCGGCTGA
- the cysG gene encoding siroheme synthase CysG yields the protein MPRSPLQQSDDHHRIAALAKLPVFLDLSGKRVVLAGGSDAAAWKAELLLACGAEVDLYCEAGSMSDALAALGGHPQLRHHVHPWHCGIFPGASLALADCETDDEAQAFFCAARAAGVPVNVIDKPAFCQFQFGSIVNRSPVIVSISTSGAAPILAQAIRQRIETLLPPALKHWASLAQTLRDAVNQRLPQGPARRVFWERFVDRSFATNAPPAGETATALLNTAQEIASAPRVGSVTLVGAGPGDPELLTLKAMRALQAADVILFDDLVSSEVLELARREAKRFLVGKRGGRESCRQEDINDMMVRFAKAGKRVVRLKSGDPMIFGRAGEEIARLESEGIAVAVVPGITAASAMAASLKTSLTNRHHAQQVRFVTGHSKDGDVPGTVDWASLAGPNQTSIFYMGGRMAQRIEQRLRDNGMSPETPVAILSSVSRPQERRWSGPLRNLPDAMQAIGYDQPVLIGIGSVFGELDQDGQRMPGQVCRDARAYAV from the coding sequence ATGCCACGCAGCCCCTTGCAGCAGAGTGACGACCACCACCGCATCGCCGCGCTGGCAAAGCTCCCGGTCTTCCTGGACCTTTCGGGCAAGCGGGTTGTGCTCGCAGGCGGATCGGACGCGGCCGCCTGGAAGGCGGAGCTGCTGCTGGCCTGCGGCGCCGAGGTCGATCTCTATTGCGAAGCCGGATCGATGAGCGATGCCTTGGCAGCGCTCGGCGGGCACCCGCAGCTCCGCCACCATGTCCATCCCTGGCATTGCGGCATTTTCCCCGGCGCGTCGCTGGCGCTGGCCGACTGCGAGACGGATGACGAAGCGCAGGCCTTCTTCTGTGCCGCGCGCGCGGCCGGCGTGCCCGTCAATGTGATCGACAAGCCGGCCTTCTGCCAGTTCCAGTTCGGTTCCATCGTCAACCGTTCGCCGGTCATCGTGTCGATCTCGACCAGCGGCGCGGCGCCGATCCTGGCCCAGGCGATCCGCCAGCGGATCGAGACCTTGCTGCCGCCTGCCTTGAAGCACTGGGCGAGCCTCGCGCAGACGCTGAGAGACGCGGTCAATCAGCGCCTTCCGCAGGGGCCTGCCAGACGGGTGTTCTGGGAGCGCTTCGTCGACCGCAGCTTCGCAACGAACGCGCCGCCGGCAGGGGAGACGGCGACGGCGTTGCTGAACACGGCACAGGAGATCGCGTCCGCACCACGGGTCGGCTCGGTGACGCTGGTCGGCGCGGGGCCGGGCGACCCCGAGCTTCTGACGCTGAAGGCCATGCGGGCGCTGCAGGCCGCCGATGTCATTCTCTTCGACGATCTCGTGTCGTCCGAAGTTCTCGAACTGGCCCGGCGCGAGGCCAAGCGCTTCCTTGTCGGCAAGAGGGGCGGACGCGAAAGTTGCCGCCAGGAGGACATCAACGACATGATGGTGCGCTTCGCCAAGGCTGGGAAACGTGTGGTGCGGCTCAAATCCGGGGATCCGATGATCTTCGGCCGGGCAGGGGAGGAGATCGCCCGGCTGGAGAGCGAAGGGATCGCCGTTGCAGTCGTGCCGGGGATCACGGCCGCATCAGCGATGGCAGCCTCGCTGAAGACCTCGCTCACCAACCGGCATCACGCCCAGCAGGTCCGCTTCGTGACCGGTCACTCCAAGGATGGCGACGTCCCGGGAACCGTCGACTGGGCCTCGCTCGCCGGGCCGAACCAGACCTCCATCTTCTACATGGGCGGGCGCATGGCGCAGCGGATCGAACAGCGCCTGAGAGACAACGGCATGTCCCCCGAAACCCCCGTCGCCATCCTCTCCTCCGTCAGCCGCCCCCAGGAACGCCGCTGGTCCGGCCCCTTGAGGAACCTGCCCGACGCAATGCAGGCAATCGGCTATGACCAACCGGTCCTGATCGGGATCGGCTCAGTCTTCGGCGAACTCGACCAGGACGGCCAGCGCATGCCAGGCCAGGTATGCCGAGACGCACGGGCCTACGCGGTCTGA
- a CDS encoding VWA domain-containing protein — MMVHRIQLLRWVMALAEERGGNFAMMGALLMPMLIGAAGVGLDVTRLVLAKTELQDAVDVAALAASSGLANEVMTPDQAKAAARNHLTISMANAKRSGMTIDEAKDADDVAKAAQITIDTSSNGVGSGKKYTITVAASFRQRTTPLSKMLGLGDVTITASSQSLGSTATESALSMFLVLDRSGSMGDSAKKNSLTKMQVLKQAVAALLTQLTEADPSNTYVRTGAVAYEGSMKDPSPITWDETTTLAYVNALPASGSTDSSKAMSKAYTSLTDGTEDQVHRDKSGLVPKKFIVFMTDGDNTTKAADDNTKKTCDTAKAEKVVVYTVAFLAPSKGKNLLKYCATSDAHFFAAEDADSLVRAFASIGRDASQLAVRLTK, encoded by the coding sequence ATGATGGTACACCGGATCCAGCTGCTGCGATGGGTCATGGCTCTTGCTGAAGAGCGCGGTGGCAACTTTGCGATGATGGGCGCGCTCCTCATGCCGATGCTGATCGGTGCTGCGGGGGTCGGCCTTGATGTAACCCGCCTCGTTCTCGCCAAGACCGAACTGCAGGACGCCGTGGATGTCGCGGCCCTGGCGGCCTCGTCCGGCCTGGCGAACGAGGTGATGACGCCGGACCAGGCCAAAGCCGCAGCGCGCAACCATCTGACCATCTCCATGGCCAATGCCAAGCGATCCGGCATGACGATCGATGAAGCCAAGGATGCCGACGACGTTGCGAAGGCAGCGCAGATCACGATCGATACGAGTTCGAACGGTGTCGGCTCGGGCAAGAAATACACGATCACCGTGGCGGCTTCGTTCCGCCAGAGGACGACGCCGCTTTCGAAGATGCTCGGTCTCGGCGATGTGACGATCACGGCGAGCAGCCAGTCGCTGGGTTCGACGGCAACGGAGAGCGCACTCTCGATGTTCCTTGTGCTCGACCGTTCCGGCTCGATGGGCGACAGCGCCAAGAAGAATAGTCTGACGAAGATGCAGGTCTTGAAACAGGCGGTCGCAGCCTTGCTGACGCAGCTGACCGAAGCGGATCCCAGCAATACCTATGTGCGCACCGGAGCCGTTGCCTATGAAGGGTCGATGAAAGACCCAAGCCCCATCACCTGGGACGAGACGACGACGCTCGCCTATGTCAACGCGCTCCCGGCATCCGGCAGCACCGACTCGAGCAAGGCGATGTCCAAGGCCTACACGTCGCTGACCGACGGGACGGAGGATCAGGTTCACAGGGACAAGAGCGGCCTGGTGCCGAAAAAGTTCATCGTGTTCATGACCGACGGCGACAACACGACGAAGGCGGCCGATGACAATACGAAGAAGACCTGCGACACGGCGAAGGCGGAAAAGGTCGTCGTCTACACCGTCGCCTTCCTGGCCCCGTCAAAGGGCAAGAACCTGCTGAAATATTGCGCCACCTCGGATGCTCACTTCTTCGCGGCCGAAGATGCGGACTCGCTCGTGCGCGCCTTCGCCTCCATCGGACGCGACGCATCGCAACTGGCCGTGCGGTTGACCAAGTAA